The Polyangiaceae bacterium genomic interval CGCTGGAGCCCAACGGGAGCGCATGATGTGATCCGCGCTCGGTTGCTCGAGGCGACCTCGCCGCGCGTCGAGGCCATCTGGCGTACCCTCGAACAGAAGGCACGGCCGTCGTTCTTCGGCACCTGGGGTTTCGTGGAGTGTTGGCTCGCGTGTTTGCCGGCGGCGGTGCGGCCCCGCCTGTGGCTCCTCGAGCGCGACGGCGCCCCCGCCGCCGCGTGCTTCCTCGGTCGACGCAAGATGCTGCGCCGAGGAGCCATCGTCACGCGCGCGCTGTTCTTGAACGCAACGGGCGTGCCCCGCTTCGACGACTTGTGTCTGGAGCACAACGAGGTGCTGGGCGCCGCCGAGGCGGGCATCACTCTGAACGAGCTGCTCGCCCAGCTGCCGCCGGACCACGACGAGCTGTTCTTGCCTGCCCTGGCCCCCGAGCGCATGCCCGGGAGCCGCCTTTGCGAACGTCTGGAAGGTCGCCACGTGCGCGTCGATCGCCAGGTGCCCGCCCCATTCGTGGATCTCGACCGCGTTCGCTCGTCGGGATCTTTGGGTTGGCTCGGCGCGAGCACTCGCGGTCAGGTTCGTCGCGCCGAAAAGCTCCTCGGCCCCATCACCGCGGAGGTCGCCGCGGACGAAGCCGCGGCCCTCGACGTCTTCGAGGAGCTCGTGGGGCTGCACACCGCGCGTTGGACGACCCGCGGCGAGGACGGCGCGTTCGCCGACCCCTGGGTGCGGAGCTTCCATCGGCGCTTGATACGATCGCGACTTCGCCACGGCGAGATCCAGCTGCTGCGGGTACGCGCGGCGGACGCCACCGTGGGCTGCCTGTACGGCTTGGTCGCCAATGGCCGCGTGCTGTTCTATCAAGGTGGGCTCGCGCAGTTCGCCGATCCGCGGGTGAAACCGGGGTATCTGTGCCACGTCAAGGCCATCGAGCACGCGGCGCGGGAGGGCCACGCGCGCTACGACCTGCTCGCCGGTGGCGCAGACTACAAGCGCCGTCTGGCGGACTCCGAGGTCGTGCTCCGCTGGGCGCGAGTCCAACGCGATCTCGCGCGCTTCGCCGTAGAGGACGCCGCACGCGCGCTGTGGCGGGCCACGCGACGCCGTTAGCTGTTATCGTGACGGCGTGGGGCGAGCACCGCGTGGTTCCGCGCCGAACCGGCATTCAAGTACAGCACGGGCCAAGCGGTACCAGAGGTTCGTGGCCGCGGCTTTGGTGGCGTCGTGTGGTCGGCCTCCCGAGCCGAGGCCGGCGCCGGCCCCGGTGGTGGTGAGCGCGCCCGAGCCCGAACCGGAGCCGGAAGCGGCCGTCGAAGAAGAAGCCGTCGTAGCCCGAGGGCCCGGTCTGGAAGGCCGCCTGGACGACAGCTTTGGTCGGGGCGGCGTGGTGCGCGTGGCACGGGGCCCGGGAGAGCATCGCTTCTCGGGCATCGTGGCCCTGGACGACGACTCCATGGTGGTCGTCGGCTACGCACGCTTCGCCGACGGCAGTGACATGGCGGCGGCGCGAGTCACGAAGGACGGAGCGCTGGACGAGAGCTTCGGCGATCACGGCTTTCTGCGCATCGGGAAGTACCGCGGCTTCGGCGAAGGCGTCGCGCGGGATGCCAAGGGACGGCTGCTGGCCGTAGGCTATTTCTACGCCAAGGGCGTGAACGGCCTGGTGGCTCGCTTCGATCGCCACGGCGTGCTGGACCCGAGCTTCGGCCGGAGCGGCCTGGTGGTGGTCGACGCCGGCAGCGATGACCGGCTCAACCGTGTGTGGGTGCGCAAGGACGGAACCATCATCGCCGTCGGCCATCACTCGTCCGACAAGAACATGGCGGTGGCGCTCCGAAGCGACGGCAGCCTCGAGCCAAGCTTCGGCCAGGGCGGCATCGGCGTGGTGGCCTCCCCCGGGGGCACCGCCTACGTGACCCGCGCGGTGCCGGCGCCCGACGGTGGCGTGATAGCGGCTGGGTATCTCACGGCCGAGCACCAGGGTCTGGTGATCCGCCTCGACGCGAACGGCAAACCCGACGCGAGCTTTGGTCGCGACGGCGTGGCAGTGGTGGAGCGACCCAGAGTCGGCAGCGCTTGGGCGGTGGGCGTGGACGCCGAGGGACGCGTGCTCTTGGGCGTGAACACCGACGTGGGACCGGCGGCGGTGTTCCGACTGCGGAAGGATGGCTCGATGGACACCTCCTTCGGAAAGAACGGCTACGCCCTGAGCACCCGGGACGGCATGGATCAGTTCTACGATTTGCTCGCGGATCCCGCGGGGCGCATCGTGGGCGTGGGATTTCGCGGTCTGGCGGAGGACGCCACCGCGCTCTGGGCCCGCTTCACCCCCGAGGGCGAGCTCGATCCCGCATTCGGCAAAGGCGGAATCGTGAGCCGACCTCTGGGGGGCGGGACATTTTTGTTCGATGCCGACTGGGACTCCCAAGGGCGCTTGGTCGCGTGTGGCAACGTACTCCAGGGAAGCGGTTCACCGGGCATCGTCGCGCGATTTCGTTGATGCGTGATATGGGGGTAGACCCGTGGAAGACGACATCAAATCCGCCGTCTTGTTGACGGTGATCCTGAATCCGTTCGCCCTGTCCGTCTATCTCGGCAGCGTGTTGGAAGAGCAGGATGCCAAGACCGTGGCCGGCATCATGGGCCGCGCCTCGCTCATCAGCGGCGCGGTGTTCGTGCTCTTCGCGCTGGTCGGCAATCGTATTTTCCAGGACCTCTTGCAGGTGCGCTTTGCGGCGTTCCAGCTCTTTGGAGGGCTCTTGTTCCTGGCGATTGCGCTTCGCTTCATGCTCTCCGGCGGCGACGCCCTGATCGCGCTCCGAGGGTCCCCGGGCCACATTGCCGGCTCGGTCGCCATGCCGTTCATGATCGGTCCCGGCACCGTGAGCGCGGCCGTGCTGGCCGGCTCCCGTTTGCCGTGGCCTCGCGCGGTGCTCTCCATCCTCGTCGCGCTGGCGGCCACGGCGCTCACGGTGGTCATGGTCAAGCTCGCCTTGGATCGCGTCCGCGTTCGCGATTCCAAGTTGGTGGAGCGCTACTCGGAGCTCACCGGGCGCGTCTCCGCGGTGGTAATCGGCACCATCGCCTGCGAGATGATCTTTCGCGGTATCGAAGCGTGGCTGTCTACGATGAAGGGCTGAGGTCGCATTCGCTCACGGCCTCGCGGGCGGCCTCCGGCAGCGCTCGTTCGCTGCCGTCCTCCGGGTGACGAGGATCCCAACCGGTGATGCGCGCTAGCACGTCGAGCGGCTCCGTCAGGTAGCGATCGGCGAGGGACTTCTTGTCTTCCGCCTTGGCCTTTTCGATCTCCCTCAACCCGCGCCTGAGCTCTTGCACCACCATCGGGACGAGAGAGCGGTCACCCGCCTTCCCCGCCATGGCCACCAGGCGTTCACGAACCCACCACGCATACTGCCCCTGGACTCGGGGCCATGCCCGGCGAGCCGTGACCACGTACCAGGAGCGAAGCTCCGCGTTGGGCAGCTCCGGTTGAAACGCGACCTGCTCCAGCACGGGCGAGAGCTCGGTCATGGCCAGCCTCAGGCCGAGGTACTGCTGCTGCGAGCTACTGGTGGGGTAGCCGGTGTACGAGCGCGCGAGGACGTGGCCGGAGTCGTCCTCGAGGGCGATACGCGCGTGGAAGTCCGCCGACGAGAAAGAGACCTTGCCCAGACCGAGACCCTTGGGCTCGAGCTCTCGCACCCGAGTGGTGAGCAGCGGGCGCACCTCGGCGAGCACCGTCTCCAGATCGCGAACGGAGATGGCCCCCCGCGCCACGAAGATCCCCGGCTGATCCCCCACCTTGGCGGGAGCTCCGTAGTAGGTGTCGTTGGCCACCGCGAGCACGTCGAAGTGGTCTTCGTCGTCCTTCCGCGTCAGCTGCCAAAGCTGCAGCGACCCGCCATGGCCGGAGCCCGTTTCTACCTCGATGCGCACGATGGACGCCGTCAGCGGATCGCAACCGAAGCTGACCTCGACGGTGCCGTCCTTGGTTTGACGGTCGTACCTCTTTTCCAGCTTGGGCCGGAGGACCCGCTCCGTCTTGCGATGATCGACGCACAGCCCGACGTCGTGCTCCGGCTCCCGCGGCAAGGGCTTCGGGGGTCCGTCCGGCAAGCAGCGATTCGCCGCTTCCGACCGCGGCGGAGGGGCCAGCGCCGGTTCCGGCACGGCTTGCACCACGGGCGTGCTCACCGGCCGCGGAGAGCGTGCTGGTGGTGCCGCCGCCGCGCAACCCACGACGAGCAGCAGCCCGAGCATCGAAACGCGACGGGTATCGCGCCGAGTCAACATCAATTCGAAGCCCTGCATTCGTTCACGGCTTCGCGCGCAGCGTCCACCAGAGAGCGATCGCCGCCGTCGCCGGCATGCCACGGGTCCCGGCTCGCCTCACGGGCCAGCAGCCCCCGCGGCGGTGCAACCGCTGGCCGAGCGGGTGCGGCGGCACAATCCGGGAGCAAGAAGACGATGGCGGCGCTGCGCACGCTGCCATCATAGGCCCACGACGCGACTCCTGTCCCCCGGCACTCCGTGGAGCGCATCGCGCGTGTCCACTACCAGCTTGGCTTCGGCCAGAAGCCGCTCGCGAGGAAGGCCCGTGTGGTCCGTCACGACGACCACGGCATCGTAGGGCTCGAAGCTCGCGCTGGGGCCCACGCTGGTCATGACCAGACCGTGCTCCGAGACCTGCGGTACGTGCGGATCCATGTACGACACCTTGGCGCCCCGCCCCTTCAGGCCCTCGATCACGTCGAAGGCCGGGCTCTCGCGGACGTCGTTCACGTCCTTCTTGTAGGCGATGCCGTAGACGAGAACATTGG includes:
- a CDS encoding GNAT family N-acetyltransferase; its protein translation is MIRARLLEATSPRVEAIWRTLEQKARPSFFGTWGFVECWLACLPAAVRPRLWLLERDGAPAAACFLGRRKMLRRGAIVTRALFLNATGVPRFDDLCLEHNEVLGAAEAGITLNELLAQLPPDHDELFLPALAPERMPGSRLCERLEGRHVRVDRQVPAPFVDLDRVRSSGSLGWLGASTRGQVRRAEKLLGPITAEVAADEAAALDVFEELVGLHTARWTTRGEDGAFADPWVRSFHRRLIRSRLRHGEIQLLRVRAADATVGCLYGLVANGRVLFYQGGLAQFADPRVKPGYLCHVKAIEHAAREGHARYDLLAGGADYKRRLADSEVVLRWARVQRDLARFAVEDAARALWRATRRR
- a CDS encoding MarC family protein; amino-acid sequence: MEDDIKSAVLLTVILNPFALSVYLGSVLEEQDAKTVAGIMGRASLISGAVFVLFALVGNRIFQDLLQVRFAAFQLFGGLLFLAIALRFMLSGGDALIALRGSPGHIAGSVAMPFMIGPGTVSAAVLAGSRLPWPRAVLSILVALAATALTVVMVKLALDRVRVRDSKLVERYSELTGRVSAVVIGTIACEMIFRGIEAWLSTMKG